Proteins encoded together in one Ignavibacteriales bacterium window:
- a CDS encoding acyl-ACP desaturase: MVENNKINVTSTQLEVVKSMEGFVEQNLGTLLKPVNESWQPSDFLPDLTKDDWKEQVTAFRNRAKDLPDDVLVILVGDMVTEEALPTYQTWLNRLQGITDLTGASASPWARWSRGWTSEENRHGDLLNKYLYLTGRVDMRAVETTIHHLINNGFDPRTGDDPYLGFVYTSFQERATKISHRNVGTLALRAGEDRLHKICGMIAGDEARHEKAYKLFMSKVFELDPAGAVVSFAKMMKAKIAMPAILMHDGKDDNLYTKFSLVAQKAGVYTAKDYAEIIHALVDEWKIAGLEGLSDASAKAQEYLCGLAERYQKLAERVNISGSEKFSWIYDREVSLSPTSV, translated from the coding sequence ATGGTGGAGAACAACAAGATCAACGTCACATCGACTCAGCTCGAAGTCGTCAAGAGCATGGAAGGCTTCGTTGAGCAAAACCTCGGTACCTTGCTGAAACCCGTCAACGAAAGCTGGCAGCCGTCTGACTTCCTGCCGGACCTCACAAAAGATGACTGGAAGGAGCAGGTCACGGCCTTTCGCAACCGGGCGAAGGATCTCCCGGATGATGTGCTTGTGATACTCGTGGGGGACATGGTCACCGAGGAAGCGCTTCCCACGTACCAAACGTGGCTGAACCGTCTTCAGGGTATCACCGATCTCACTGGGGCTAGTGCATCACCGTGGGCGCGATGGAGTCGCGGTTGGACGTCGGAGGAAAATCGCCATGGCGATTTGTTGAATAAGTATCTATACCTCACCGGCCGGGTTGACATGCGAGCGGTAGAGACAACCATTCACCATCTTATCAACAACGGTTTCGATCCGCGAACCGGAGATGATCCATACCTGGGATTCGTCTATACGTCGTTTCAGGAACGTGCAACCAAGATCTCTCATCGCAATGTGGGAACACTGGCCTTGCGTGCGGGTGAAGATCGGCTGCACAAGATTTGCGGCATGATCGCAGGGGATGAAGCACGGCACGAAAAAGCGTACAAGCTCTTCATGTCAAAGGTCTTTGAACTCGATCCGGCCGGAGCGGTTGTGTCGTTCGCGAAGATGATGAAGGCGAAGATTGCGATGCCCGCAATATTGATGCATGACGGAAAAGACGACAACTTGTACACGAAGTTCTCTCTGGTGGCACAGAAAGCCGGAGTGTACACGGCGAAGGACTATGCAGAAATAATCCACGCCCTGGTCGACGAGTGGAAGATTGCCGGATTGGAGGGACTCTCGGATGCTTCGGCGAAGGCCCAGGAATATCTGTGCGGCCTCGCCGAACGGTATCAAAAGCTGGCAGAGCGGGTGAACATTTCCGGATCGGAGAAGTTCAGCTGGATATATGACAGAGAGGTGTCGCTCTCGCCGACCTCGGTCTGA
- a CDS encoding NIPSNAP family protein encodes MILVRNVFQLKFGKAREAAALIKENEAVIKHHGGAPTRFLTDLTGPFYTLVMEITYQNLADLEKSQKEIMSSKEFSEWYQRFMPIVESGRREIFNIVGS; translated from the coding sequence ATGATACTTGTCCGCAACGTATTCCAACTCAAGTTCGGTAAAGCCCGGGAAGCCGCGGCGTTGATAAAAGAAAATGAAGCAGTCATCAAGCACCATGGCGGAGCGCCCACGCGATTTCTGACCGATCTCACCGGACCGTTTTATACACTCGTCATGGAGATTACCTACCAGAACCTGGCGGACCTTGAAAAGTCGCAAAAGGAAATCATGAGTTCGAAGGAATTCTCGGAGTGGTATCAACGCTTCATGCCGATCGTGGAATCGGGTCGCCGCGAGATATTCAACATCGTCGGCTCGTGA
- a CDS encoding cupin domain-containing protein codes for MNKVNIAEKLNQISEQWRPKVVGELNGQEVKLVKFRGEFVWHHHELEDELFLGIRGSFRVEFRDHSVSVEPGEFIIVPHGVEHRTVATEEAHVLLFEPAAVRNTGNVVDPKLTAPMGDRL; via the coding sequence ATGAACAAAGTCAACATCGCCGAAAAGCTAAATCAGATTTCTGAACAGTGGCGACCAAAGGTTGTCGGTGAGCTGAACGGGCAGGAGGTTAAGCTTGTCAAGTTTCGGGGAGAGTTTGTTTGGCATCATCATGAGCTTGAAGACGAGTTATTTCTTGGTATCCGTGGCAGTTTTCGGGTCGAATTTCGCGATCACAGCGTCTCCGTTGAGCCCGGGGAGTTCATCATTGTTCCCCATGGTGTTGAACATCGGACTGTGGCGACAGAGGAAGCGCATGTGCTGCTCTTCGAGCCAGCAGCCGTCCGGAACACGGGAAACGTCGTCGATCCAAAGCTCACGGCTCCGATGGGGGATCGGTTGTAG